From the Calliopsis andreniformis isolate RMS-2024a chromosome 4, iyCalAndr_principal, whole genome shotgun sequence genome, one window contains:
- the LOC143178282 gene encoding uncharacterized protein LOC143178282 — protein MVLDGKKQQLTQQWFEKRKKRIERNPRRSANKMEKELSVSHSCFWSIQKILKTELKLKPYKIQKVHDRNAAQMKIRLDRAKELKRLAASGEIPNIVFSDEKIFTIEQYGSMVMVWAAVTADGRSPLVFLKLGIKVNATVYREKVLKAALKPWTDKHFGGRS, from the exons ATGGTGTTGGATGGAAAAAAACAGCAACTAACACAGCAATGGTTCGAAAAGAGAAAAAAGAGAATCGAGCGAAATCCGAGGCGTAGTGCcaataaaatggaaaaagaaCTGAGCGTGTCGCATTCGTGTTTTTGGAGCATCCAAAAAATACTAAAAACTGAGCTTAAACTCAAACCTTACAAGATACAAAAAGTGCATGATCGGAATGCAGCGCAGATGAAAATTCGCTTGGACAGAGCGAAAGAGTTAAAACGCTTAGCCGCGAGTGGTGAAATTCCGAACATTGTTTTCTCTGATGAGAAAATTTTCACCATTGAACAATACGGTTCAATG GTGATGGTTTGGGCTGCTGTGACAGCAGATGGCCGCTCTCCGCTCGTGTTTTTGAAGCTTGGCATCAAAGTTAATGCCACCGTTTACCGTGAAAAGGTCTTGAAAGCTGCTCTGAAGCCCTGGACAGACAAGCATTTCGGTGGCAGATCGTGA